A genomic region of Cyprinus carpio isolate SPL01 chromosome B13, ASM1834038v1, whole genome shotgun sequence contains the following coding sequences:
- the LOC109078935 gene encoding poly(A) polymerase gamma-like isoform X2 → MKEMSTTGNSTLGGQQPRKHYGITSSISLAFPREIDHIYTQKLTEAMKPFGVFEGEDELNHRLAVLGKLNSFVKEWIAEISESKNLPTSAVVNVGGKIFTFGSYRLGVHTKGADIDALCVAPRHVERTDFFSSFFEKLKRLDEIKDLRAVEDAFVPVIKFKFDGIEIDLLFARLALQSIPDNLDLRGDSLLRNLDIRCIRSLNGCRVTDEILYLVPNKENFRLTLRAIKLWAKRRGIYSNMLGFLGGVSWAMLVARTCQLYPNAVAATLVHKFFLVFSKWEWPNPVLLKQPEDSNLNLPVWDPRVNPSDRYHLMPIITPAYPQQNSTYNVSTSTRTIMSEEFKNGLTVTDEILQGKADWSKLFEPPNFFQKYKHYIVLTASASTEENHLEWIGLVESKIRVLVGNLERNEYITLAHVNPQSFPGSKENHNENEFVSMWFIGISFKKLDNSDCVNIDLTYDIQSFTDTVYRQASNINMLKDGMTIEATHVKKKQLHQYLPPELVQRKKKSLGDINRSSNGGGSKRCSLDGSQLDSSRDTDIGTPFSSPTPVSKPCQPASTPEDSISPPKHPVLVFMDSPPESEVSPPKPEQGMSIPVIGSKPITTPVAKPPAPPTGNTIPTVVGRSVIPRITSSSPSLTELPNSINGAPKRPHSPSLEDPPKRHKDTEVFSDDSAFKEPYPPNSNGLDGEEGPTVVREGLSATKPMPIPTIDTSRSQRLPSKELPDASSPIPTSNLRVIKNSIRLTLNR, encoded by the exons ATGAAAGAGATGTCAAC GACTGGTAACAGTACGCTTGGCGGGCAGCAGCCTCGGAAACATTATGGCATCACTTCTTCAATCAGCCTGGCCTTTCCCAGAGAGATAGACCATATCTACACTCAGAAGCTCACTGAGGCTATGAAACCATTTGGAGTGTTTGAGGGTGAAGATGAACTCAATCACAG ACTTGCAGTTCTTGGAAAGCTGAATTCATTTGTGAAGGAGTGGATTGCAGAAATCAGTGAATCAAAG AATCTTCCAACGTCAGCAGTAGTGAATGTTGGGGGCAAAATCTTTACTTTTGGGTCATATAGGTTGGGAGTGCACACAAAAG gtgCTGATATAGATGCTTTGTGTGTTGCCCCACGTCACGTCGAAAGAACTGACTTTTTTTCATCCTTCTTTGAAAAACTAAAACGGCTTGATGAGATTAAGGATCTACGA GCTGTAGAAGATGCATTTGTACCAGTCATCAAATTCAAGTTTGATGGAATTGA GATTGATCTGCTGTTTGCCAGGCTGGCTCTACAGTCAATTCCTGATAACCTGGACCTGAGAGGAGACTCTCTCCTCAGAAACTTGGACATCAGATGCATTCGCAGTCTAAACG GTTGCCGTGTTACAGATGAGATCCTATATCTGGTGCCTAATAAAGAGAACTTCAGATTAACATTGAGAGCAATTAAACTGTGGGCCAAAC gacgtGGAATCTATTCCAACATGCTAGGCTTTCTTGGTGGAGTTTCCTGGGCTATGCTCGTGGCCAGAACTTGTCAGCTCTATCCAAATGCTGTTGCCGCCACACTTGTGCACAAGTTCTTTCTGGTCTTCTCTAAATG GGAATGGCCAAACCCTGTGCTTTTAAAACAACCTGAAGACAGCAATTTAAATCTGCCAGTCTGGGATCCACGG gTGAATCCATCAGACAGGTATCATCTGATGCCAATCATCACTCCTGCATATCCACAACAGAACTCTACCTACAACGTGTCCACTTCCACACGCACCATCATGAGTGAAGAGTTCAAGAATG GTCTCACTGTTACAGATGAAATTCTTCAGGGTAAAGCCGACTGGTCCAAGTTGTTTGAACCTCCTAACTTTTTCCAGAAGTACAA GCATTACATTGTCCTCACTGCCAGTGCATCCACTGAGGAAAACCATCTGGAGTG GATTGGACTGGTCGAATCAAAGATAAGAGTGTTGGTTGGAAATTTGGAGCGCAATGAGTACATCACCCTTGCCCATGTCAACCCACAGTCTTTTCCCGGGTCAAAAGAGAATCACAACGA AAATGAATTTGTTTCCATGTGGTTCATTGGAATCAGCTTCAAAAAACTGGACAACTCTGACTGTGTGAATATTGACTTGACCTACGACATCCAGTCCTTCACAGATACTG TTTATAGGCAGGCCAGCAATATCAACATGCTAAAGGATGGCATGACTATTGAGGCCACACATGTGAAGAAAAAACAGTTGCATCAGTACCTGCCTCCTGAACTTGTGCAGAGGAAGAAGAAg AGTTTGGGAGATATAAATCGGAGCTCAAATGGTGGGGGATCAAAGCGCTGCTCTCTGGATGGCAGTCAGCTGGACAGCTCCAGGGACACAGACATCGGCACTCCATTCAGCTCGCCTACACCAGTCAGCAAACCATGCCAGCCAGCCTCCACACCTGAAGATAG tATTAGCCCACCCAAGCATCCAGTCCTTGTATTCATGGACAGCCCACCAGAATCAGAAGTTTCTCCTCCAAAACCAGAACAGGGAATGTCCATTCCAGTCATCGGATCCA agcccaTCACCACTCCAGTTGCCAAGCCCCCAGCACCTCCCACTGGCAACACCATTCCTACAGTGGTGGGCCGCAGTGTGATACCCCGCATTACCTCTTCCTCCCCTAGCCTAACTGAACTGCCCAACAGTATCAATGGAGCACCAAAGAGACCTCACTCTCCATCTCTGGAAGATCCACCTAAGAGGCACAAAGATACAGAG GTGTTTTCAGATGACTCTGCGTTTAAAGAGCCGTACCCTCCAAATAGTAATGGCTTGGATGGTGAAGAGGGTCCAACAGTGGtgagg GAGGGTCTTTCAGCAACCAAACCTATGCCAATACCAACAATTGATACATCAAGATCACAG aGACTACCCAGTAAAGAGCTTCCGGATGCATCTTCCCCAATTCCCACAAGCAACCTCCGTGTTATTAAAAATTCAATCAGGCTCACTCTTAACCGATAA
- the LOC109078935 gene encoding poly(A) polymerase gamma-like isoform X1 yields MKEMSTTGNSTLGGQQPRKHYGITSSISLAFPREIDHIYTQKLTEAMKPFGVFEGEDELNHRLAVLGKLNSFVKEWIAEISESKNLPTSAVVNVGGKIFTFGSYRLGVHTKGADIDALCVAPRHVERTDFFSSFFEKLKRLDEIKDLRAVEDAFVPVIKFKFDGIEIDLLFARLALQSIPDNLDLRGDSLLRNLDIRCIRSLNGCRVTDEILYLVPNKENFRLTLRAIKLWAKRRGIYSNMLGFLGGVSWAMLVARTCQLYPNAVAATLVHKFFLVFSKWEWPNPVLLKQPEDSNLNLPVWDPRVNPSDRYHLMPIITPAYPQQNSTYNVSTSTRTIMSEEFKNGLTVTDEILQGKADWSKLFEPPNFFQKYKHYIVLTASASTEENHLEWIGLVESKIRVLVGNLERNEYITLAHVNPQSFPGSKENHNENEFVSMWFIGISFKKLDNSDCVNIDLTYDIQSFTDTVYRQASNINMLKDGMTIEATHVKKKQLHQYLPPELVQRKKKSLGDINRSSNGGGSKRCSLDGSQLDSSRDTDIGTPFSSPTPVSKPCQPASTPEDSSISPPKHPVLVFMDSPPESEVSPPKPEQGMSIPVIGSKPITTPVAKPPAPPTGNTIPTVVGRSVIPRITSSSPSLTELPNSINGAPKRPHSPSLEDPPKRHKDTEVFSDDSAFKEPYPPNSNGLDGEEGPTVVREGLSATKPMPIPTIDTSRSQRLPSKELPDASSPIPTSNLRVIKNSIRLTLNR; encoded by the exons ATGAAAGAGATGTCAAC GACTGGTAACAGTACGCTTGGCGGGCAGCAGCCTCGGAAACATTATGGCATCACTTCTTCAATCAGCCTGGCCTTTCCCAGAGAGATAGACCATATCTACACTCAGAAGCTCACTGAGGCTATGAAACCATTTGGAGTGTTTGAGGGTGAAGATGAACTCAATCACAG ACTTGCAGTTCTTGGAAAGCTGAATTCATTTGTGAAGGAGTGGATTGCAGAAATCAGTGAATCAAAG AATCTTCCAACGTCAGCAGTAGTGAATGTTGGGGGCAAAATCTTTACTTTTGGGTCATATAGGTTGGGAGTGCACACAAAAG gtgCTGATATAGATGCTTTGTGTGTTGCCCCACGTCACGTCGAAAGAACTGACTTTTTTTCATCCTTCTTTGAAAAACTAAAACGGCTTGATGAGATTAAGGATCTACGA GCTGTAGAAGATGCATTTGTACCAGTCATCAAATTCAAGTTTGATGGAATTGA GATTGATCTGCTGTTTGCCAGGCTGGCTCTACAGTCAATTCCTGATAACCTGGACCTGAGAGGAGACTCTCTCCTCAGAAACTTGGACATCAGATGCATTCGCAGTCTAAACG GTTGCCGTGTTACAGATGAGATCCTATATCTGGTGCCTAATAAAGAGAACTTCAGATTAACATTGAGAGCAATTAAACTGTGGGCCAAAC gacgtGGAATCTATTCCAACATGCTAGGCTTTCTTGGTGGAGTTTCCTGGGCTATGCTCGTGGCCAGAACTTGTCAGCTCTATCCAAATGCTGTTGCCGCCACACTTGTGCACAAGTTCTTTCTGGTCTTCTCTAAATG GGAATGGCCAAACCCTGTGCTTTTAAAACAACCTGAAGACAGCAATTTAAATCTGCCAGTCTGGGATCCACGG gTGAATCCATCAGACAGGTATCATCTGATGCCAATCATCACTCCTGCATATCCACAACAGAACTCTACCTACAACGTGTCCACTTCCACACGCACCATCATGAGTGAAGAGTTCAAGAATG GTCTCACTGTTACAGATGAAATTCTTCAGGGTAAAGCCGACTGGTCCAAGTTGTTTGAACCTCCTAACTTTTTCCAGAAGTACAA GCATTACATTGTCCTCACTGCCAGTGCATCCACTGAGGAAAACCATCTGGAGTG GATTGGACTGGTCGAATCAAAGATAAGAGTGTTGGTTGGAAATTTGGAGCGCAATGAGTACATCACCCTTGCCCATGTCAACCCACAGTCTTTTCCCGGGTCAAAAGAGAATCACAACGA AAATGAATTTGTTTCCATGTGGTTCATTGGAATCAGCTTCAAAAAACTGGACAACTCTGACTGTGTGAATATTGACTTGACCTACGACATCCAGTCCTTCACAGATACTG TTTATAGGCAGGCCAGCAATATCAACATGCTAAAGGATGGCATGACTATTGAGGCCACACATGTGAAGAAAAAACAGTTGCATCAGTACCTGCCTCCTGAACTTGTGCAGAGGAAGAAGAAg AGTTTGGGAGATATAAATCGGAGCTCAAATGGTGGGGGATCAAAGCGCTGCTCTCTGGATGGCAGTCAGCTGGACAGCTCCAGGGACACAGACATCGGCACTCCATTCAGCTCGCCTACACCAGTCAGCAAACCATGCCAGCCAGCCTCCACACCTGAAGATAG tagtATTAGCCCACCCAAGCATCCAGTCCTTGTATTCATGGACAGCCCACCAGAATCAGAAGTTTCTCCTCCAAAACCAGAACAGGGAATGTCCATTCCAGTCATCGGATCCA agcccaTCACCACTCCAGTTGCCAAGCCCCCAGCACCTCCCACTGGCAACACCATTCCTACAGTGGTGGGCCGCAGTGTGATACCCCGCATTACCTCTTCCTCCCCTAGCCTAACTGAACTGCCCAACAGTATCAATGGAGCACCAAAGAGACCTCACTCTCCATCTCTGGAAGATCCACCTAAGAGGCACAAAGATACAGAG GTGTTTTCAGATGACTCTGCGTTTAAAGAGCCGTACCCTCCAAATAGTAATGGCTTGGATGGTGAAGAGGGTCCAACAGTGGtgagg GAGGGTCTTTCAGCAACCAAACCTATGCCAATACCAACAATTGATACATCAAGATCACAG aGACTACCCAGTAAAGAGCTTCCGGATGCATCTTCCCCAATTCCCACAAGCAACCTCCGTGTTATTAAAAATTCAATCAGGCTCACTCTTAACCGATAA
- the LOC109078935 gene encoding poly(A) polymerase gamma-like isoform X3, whose protein sequence is MKEMSTTGNSTLGGQQPRKHYGITSSISLAFPREIDHIYTQKLTEAMKPFGVFEGEDELNHRLAVLGKLNSFVKEWIAEISESKNLPTSAVVNVGGKIFTFGSYRLGVHTKGADIDALCVAPRHVERTDFFSSFFEKLKRLDEIKDLRAVEDAFVPVIKFKFDGIEIDLLFARLALQSIPDNLDLRGDSLLRNLDIRCIRSLNGCRVTDEILYLVPNKENFRLTLRAIKLWAKRRGIYSNMLGFLGGVSWAMLVARTCQLYPNAVAATLVHKFFLVFSKWEWPNPVLLKQPEDSNLNLPVWDPRVNPSDRYHLMPIITPAYPQQNSTYNVSTSTRTIMSEEFKNGLTVTDEILQGKADWSKLFEPPNFFQKYKHYIVLTASASTEENHLEWIGLVESKIRVLVGNLERNEYITLAHVNPQSFPGSKENHNENEFVSMWFIGISFKKLDNSDCVNIDLTYDIQSFTDTVYRQASNINMLKDGMTIEATHVKKKQLHQYLPPELVQRKKKSLGDINRSSNGGGSKRCSLDGSQLDSSRDTDIGTPFSSPTPVSKPCQPASTPEDSSISPPKHPVLVFMDSPPESEVSPPKPEQGMSIPVIGSKPITTPVAKPPAPPTGNTIPTVVGRSVIPRITSSSPSLTELPNSINGAPKRPHSPSLEDPPKRHKDTEVFSDDSAFKEPYPPNSNGLDGEEGPTVEGLSATKPMPIPTIDTSRSQRLPSKELPDASSPIPTSNLRVIKNSIRLTLNR, encoded by the exons ATGAAAGAGATGTCAAC GACTGGTAACAGTACGCTTGGCGGGCAGCAGCCTCGGAAACATTATGGCATCACTTCTTCAATCAGCCTGGCCTTTCCCAGAGAGATAGACCATATCTACACTCAGAAGCTCACTGAGGCTATGAAACCATTTGGAGTGTTTGAGGGTGAAGATGAACTCAATCACAG ACTTGCAGTTCTTGGAAAGCTGAATTCATTTGTGAAGGAGTGGATTGCAGAAATCAGTGAATCAAAG AATCTTCCAACGTCAGCAGTAGTGAATGTTGGGGGCAAAATCTTTACTTTTGGGTCATATAGGTTGGGAGTGCACACAAAAG gtgCTGATATAGATGCTTTGTGTGTTGCCCCACGTCACGTCGAAAGAACTGACTTTTTTTCATCCTTCTTTGAAAAACTAAAACGGCTTGATGAGATTAAGGATCTACGA GCTGTAGAAGATGCATTTGTACCAGTCATCAAATTCAAGTTTGATGGAATTGA GATTGATCTGCTGTTTGCCAGGCTGGCTCTACAGTCAATTCCTGATAACCTGGACCTGAGAGGAGACTCTCTCCTCAGAAACTTGGACATCAGATGCATTCGCAGTCTAAACG GTTGCCGTGTTACAGATGAGATCCTATATCTGGTGCCTAATAAAGAGAACTTCAGATTAACATTGAGAGCAATTAAACTGTGGGCCAAAC gacgtGGAATCTATTCCAACATGCTAGGCTTTCTTGGTGGAGTTTCCTGGGCTATGCTCGTGGCCAGAACTTGTCAGCTCTATCCAAATGCTGTTGCCGCCACACTTGTGCACAAGTTCTTTCTGGTCTTCTCTAAATG GGAATGGCCAAACCCTGTGCTTTTAAAACAACCTGAAGACAGCAATTTAAATCTGCCAGTCTGGGATCCACGG gTGAATCCATCAGACAGGTATCATCTGATGCCAATCATCACTCCTGCATATCCACAACAGAACTCTACCTACAACGTGTCCACTTCCACACGCACCATCATGAGTGAAGAGTTCAAGAATG GTCTCACTGTTACAGATGAAATTCTTCAGGGTAAAGCCGACTGGTCCAAGTTGTTTGAACCTCCTAACTTTTTCCAGAAGTACAA GCATTACATTGTCCTCACTGCCAGTGCATCCACTGAGGAAAACCATCTGGAGTG GATTGGACTGGTCGAATCAAAGATAAGAGTGTTGGTTGGAAATTTGGAGCGCAATGAGTACATCACCCTTGCCCATGTCAACCCACAGTCTTTTCCCGGGTCAAAAGAGAATCACAACGA AAATGAATTTGTTTCCATGTGGTTCATTGGAATCAGCTTCAAAAAACTGGACAACTCTGACTGTGTGAATATTGACTTGACCTACGACATCCAGTCCTTCACAGATACTG TTTATAGGCAGGCCAGCAATATCAACATGCTAAAGGATGGCATGACTATTGAGGCCACACATGTGAAGAAAAAACAGTTGCATCAGTACCTGCCTCCTGAACTTGTGCAGAGGAAGAAGAAg AGTTTGGGAGATATAAATCGGAGCTCAAATGGTGGGGGATCAAAGCGCTGCTCTCTGGATGGCAGTCAGCTGGACAGCTCCAGGGACACAGACATCGGCACTCCATTCAGCTCGCCTACACCAGTCAGCAAACCATGCCAGCCAGCCTCCACACCTGAAGATAG tagtATTAGCCCACCCAAGCATCCAGTCCTTGTATTCATGGACAGCCCACCAGAATCAGAAGTTTCTCCTCCAAAACCAGAACAGGGAATGTCCATTCCAGTCATCGGATCCA agcccaTCACCACTCCAGTTGCCAAGCCCCCAGCACCTCCCACTGGCAACACCATTCCTACAGTGGTGGGCCGCAGTGTGATACCCCGCATTACCTCTTCCTCCCCTAGCCTAACTGAACTGCCCAACAGTATCAATGGAGCACCAAAGAGACCTCACTCTCCATCTCTGGAAGATCCACCTAAGAGGCACAAAGATACAGAG GTGTTTTCAGATGACTCTGCGTTTAAAGAGCCGTACCCTCCAAATAGTAATGGCTTGGATGGTGAAGAGGGTCCAACAGTG GAGGGTCTTTCAGCAACCAAACCTATGCCAATACCAACAATTGATACATCAAGATCACAG aGACTACCCAGTAAAGAGCTTCCGGATGCATCTTCCCCAATTCCCACAAGCAACCTCCGTGTTATTAAAAATTCAATCAGGCTCACTCTTAACCGATAA
- the LOC109078935 gene encoding poly(A) polymerase gamma-like isoform X5 has translation MKEMSTTGNSTLGGQQPRKHYGITSSISLAFPREIDHIYTQKLTEAMKPFGVFEGEDELNHRLAVLGKLNSFVKEWIAEISESKNLPTSAVVNVGGKIFTFGSYRLGVHTKGADIDALCVAPRHVERTDFFSSFFEKLKRLDEIKDLRAVEDAFVPVIKFKFDGIEIDLLFARLALQSIPDNLDLRGDSLLRNLDIRCIRSLNGCRVTDEILYLVPNKENFRLTLRAIKLWAKRRGIYSNMLGFLGGVSWAMLVARTCQLYPNAVAATLVHKFFLVFSKWEWPNPVLLKQPEDSNLNLPVWDPRVNPSDRYHLMPIITPAYPQQNSTYNVSTSTRTIMSEEFKNGLTVTDEILQGKADWSKLFEPPNFFQKYKHYIVLTASASTEENHLEWIGLVESKIRVLVGNLERNEYITLAHVNPQSFPGSKENHNENEFVSMWFIGISFKKLDNSDCVNIDLTYDIQSFTDTVYRQASNINMLKDGMTIEATHVKKKQLHQYLPPELVQRKKKSLGDINRSSNGGGSKRCSLDGSQLDSSRDTDIGTPFSSPTPVSKPCQPASTPEDSISPPKHPVLVFMDSPPESEVSPPKPEQGMSIPVIGSKPITTPVAKPPAPPTGNTIPTVVGRSVIPRITSSSPSLTELPNSINGAPKRPHSPSLEDPPKRHKDTEVFSDDSAFKEPYPPNSNGLDGEEGPTVEGLSATKPMPIPTIDTSRSQRLPSKELPDASSPIPTSNLRVIKNSIRLTLNR, from the exons ATGAAAGAGATGTCAAC GACTGGTAACAGTACGCTTGGCGGGCAGCAGCCTCGGAAACATTATGGCATCACTTCTTCAATCAGCCTGGCCTTTCCCAGAGAGATAGACCATATCTACACTCAGAAGCTCACTGAGGCTATGAAACCATTTGGAGTGTTTGAGGGTGAAGATGAACTCAATCACAG ACTTGCAGTTCTTGGAAAGCTGAATTCATTTGTGAAGGAGTGGATTGCAGAAATCAGTGAATCAAAG AATCTTCCAACGTCAGCAGTAGTGAATGTTGGGGGCAAAATCTTTACTTTTGGGTCATATAGGTTGGGAGTGCACACAAAAG gtgCTGATATAGATGCTTTGTGTGTTGCCCCACGTCACGTCGAAAGAACTGACTTTTTTTCATCCTTCTTTGAAAAACTAAAACGGCTTGATGAGATTAAGGATCTACGA GCTGTAGAAGATGCATTTGTACCAGTCATCAAATTCAAGTTTGATGGAATTGA GATTGATCTGCTGTTTGCCAGGCTGGCTCTACAGTCAATTCCTGATAACCTGGACCTGAGAGGAGACTCTCTCCTCAGAAACTTGGACATCAGATGCATTCGCAGTCTAAACG GTTGCCGTGTTACAGATGAGATCCTATATCTGGTGCCTAATAAAGAGAACTTCAGATTAACATTGAGAGCAATTAAACTGTGGGCCAAAC gacgtGGAATCTATTCCAACATGCTAGGCTTTCTTGGTGGAGTTTCCTGGGCTATGCTCGTGGCCAGAACTTGTCAGCTCTATCCAAATGCTGTTGCCGCCACACTTGTGCACAAGTTCTTTCTGGTCTTCTCTAAATG GGAATGGCCAAACCCTGTGCTTTTAAAACAACCTGAAGACAGCAATTTAAATCTGCCAGTCTGGGATCCACGG gTGAATCCATCAGACAGGTATCATCTGATGCCAATCATCACTCCTGCATATCCACAACAGAACTCTACCTACAACGTGTCCACTTCCACACGCACCATCATGAGTGAAGAGTTCAAGAATG GTCTCACTGTTACAGATGAAATTCTTCAGGGTAAAGCCGACTGGTCCAAGTTGTTTGAACCTCCTAACTTTTTCCAGAAGTACAA GCATTACATTGTCCTCACTGCCAGTGCATCCACTGAGGAAAACCATCTGGAGTG GATTGGACTGGTCGAATCAAAGATAAGAGTGTTGGTTGGAAATTTGGAGCGCAATGAGTACATCACCCTTGCCCATGTCAACCCACAGTCTTTTCCCGGGTCAAAAGAGAATCACAACGA AAATGAATTTGTTTCCATGTGGTTCATTGGAATCAGCTTCAAAAAACTGGACAACTCTGACTGTGTGAATATTGACTTGACCTACGACATCCAGTCCTTCACAGATACTG TTTATAGGCAGGCCAGCAATATCAACATGCTAAAGGATGGCATGACTATTGAGGCCACACATGTGAAGAAAAAACAGTTGCATCAGTACCTGCCTCCTGAACTTGTGCAGAGGAAGAAGAAg AGTTTGGGAGATATAAATCGGAGCTCAAATGGTGGGGGATCAAAGCGCTGCTCTCTGGATGGCAGTCAGCTGGACAGCTCCAGGGACACAGACATCGGCACTCCATTCAGCTCGCCTACACCAGTCAGCAAACCATGCCAGCCAGCCTCCACACCTGAAGATAG tATTAGCCCACCCAAGCATCCAGTCCTTGTATTCATGGACAGCCCACCAGAATCAGAAGTTTCTCCTCCAAAACCAGAACAGGGAATGTCCATTCCAGTCATCGGATCCA agcccaTCACCACTCCAGTTGCCAAGCCCCCAGCACCTCCCACTGGCAACACCATTCCTACAGTGGTGGGCCGCAGTGTGATACCCCGCATTACCTCTTCCTCCCCTAGCCTAACTGAACTGCCCAACAGTATCAATGGAGCACCAAAGAGACCTCACTCTCCATCTCTGGAAGATCCACCTAAGAGGCACAAAGATACAGAG GTGTTTTCAGATGACTCTGCGTTTAAAGAGCCGTACCCTCCAAATAGTAATGGCTTGGATGGTGAAGAGGGTCCAACAGTG GAGGGTCTTTCAGCAACCAAACCTATGCCAATACCAACAATTGATACATCAAGATCACAG aGACTACCCAGTAAAGAGCTTCCGGATGCATCTTCCCCAATTCCCACAAGCAACCTCCGTGTTATTAAAAATTCAATCAGGCTCACTCTTAACCGATAA
- the LOC109078935 gene encoding poly(A) polymerase gamma-like isoform X4 — protein sequence MKEMSTTGNSTLGGQQPRKHYGITSSISLAFPREIDHIYTQKLTEAMKPFGVFEGEDELNHRLAVLGKLNSFVKEWIAEISESKNLPTSAVVNVGGKIFTFGSYRLGVHTKGADIDALCVAPRHVERTDFFSSFFEKLKRLDEIKDLRAVEDAFVPVIKFKFDGIEIDLLFARLALQSIPDNLDLRGDSLLRNLDIRCIRSLNGCRVTDEILYLVPNKENFRLTLRAIKLWAKRRGIYSNMLGFLGGVSWAMLVARTCQLYPNAVAATLVHKFFLVFSKW from the exons ATGAAAGAGATGTCAAC GACTGGTAACAGTACGCTTGGCGGGCAGCAGCCTCGGAAACATTATGGCATCACTTCTTCAATCAGCCTGGCCTTTCCCAGAGAGATAGACCATATCTACACTCAGAAGCTCACTGAGGCTATGAAACCATTTGGAGTGTTTGAGGGTGAAGATGAACTCAATCACAG ACTTGCAGTTCTTGGAAAGCTGAATTCATTTGTGAAGGAGTGGATTGCAGAAATCAGTGAATCAAAG AATCTTCCAACGTCAGCAGTAGTGAATGTTGGGGGCAAAATCTTTACTTTTGGGTCATATAGGTTGGGAGTGCACACAAAAG gtgCTGATATAGATGCTTTGTGTGTTGCCCCACGTCACGTCGAAAGAACTGACTTTTTTTCATCCTTCTTTGAAAAACTAAAACGGCTTGATGAGATTAAGGATCTACGA GCTGTAGAAGATGCATTTGTACCAGTCATCAAATTCAAGTTTGATGGAATTGA GATTGATCTGCTGTTTGCCAGGCTGGCTCTACAGTCAATTCCTGATAACCTGGACCTGAGAGGAGACTCTCTCCTCAGAAACTTGGACATCAGATGCATTCGCAGTCTAAACG GTTGCCGTGTTACAGATGAGATCCTATATCTGGTGCCTAATAAAGAGAACTTCAGATTAACATTGAGAGCAATTAAACTGTGGGCCAAAC gacgtGGAATCTATTCCAACATGCTAGGCTTTCTTGGTGGAGTTTCCTGGGCTATGCTCGTGGCCAGAACTTGTCAGCTCTATCCAAATGCTGTTGCCGCCACACTTGTGCACAAGTTCTTTCTGGTCTTCTCTAAATGGTGA